The following nucleotide sequence is from Fundulus heteroclitus isolate FHET01 chromosome 24, MU-UCD_Fhet_4.1, whole genome shotgun sequence.
ACTCAATAGAAACGTGGAAGTGGATCTAGAGCTGTGACAAAGTATTGAACACTTCCAGATTTCTTCATTCTTTCTTCCTGCGTAACCCATGTCCATTTTGGTAATGCTCACAAACTAATGGCCAGATACCGTCACTCAGGATTATAACGCAGTCCTTTCTTGATTTTTATGGTTTGGTCTTCTCATGTATggctttttcttgttgttgaatCATGGTCACTGACTTGTTGATGCCCTCTTGGGGAATTTTTGGTAGGCCTGCCCTTCCTTGGAAGGTTTACAACTGCTTCGTGTGTTTTCTTCCTCAAAGGTGATTAATGATTCAACAAGAGGGTATTTAATTTACACagagccaggttggtttggatagcctTTAAAAATGACATCATCTAAAAACTACATTCAGTATTTACTCACCTTATCTCTGTCTGACATTCAAATTTGCTTGCATTTTGTCTCACTAAAATGTTTCGGATCATCAAAGAATGAagcaaattttttaaatttgaggTAGTTTGTATTTGATGATCTAAAGTCAGACCTACTGTCACCAAACTATAAGTCAAATTGACtgtacaatttaaaaacactctCACAATAGCATATTATATTAATGAAAATTTTGTCTTACTTTGAACATGTCTTTCAGAGAAATCTGAGTAGATGCGTCAAGTCACATGTAATCCGATACTTGCTTGGATAAGCATTTTCAGTCTAGATTCAAATCTGGCTACTCTTTGCATTGGCTCATGGGAACCAGACCGACTTTTGTCTCCCACCCGCATTTTAAGAAACGCCCGAACTGTTAAACAGTCCATCGAACCAACTACTCTCCTCGGCCGTCTTTGAAGACCTGCTGGGAAGAAGACCGATTCTAACATCCGTTTCGGTTTTGGACAATTTCTGCATATCTGAGGACTAAAATCAGACGTCGGCGACTGAAAAGTTGTCGGACCAGGAGCCTAGAGGGGGATTTAACTTGCAGAGGCCTGAAGATGAAGATAAGAGTGGTCCAGATCTGGGGATTTTTAATGACAGTGTTAGGCTGGATCTTCGTGGCTTGCTCCATGGCTATGGAGGGCTGGAAGATAGCTTCTGTCGGTGGCCAGGCCGGGTCGTCCATCATCAAAGTGGCCTGGCACTGGTCCAGCTTGTGGAAAAAATGTTTCACGGATTCCACAGCTGTCTTCAATTGCTATGATTTCCCTGTGCTCTGGTCTGTGAATGGTAAGTGAACACATGCCAATGTACTTTAGActgaaacctgttttttttgtagctctGCCGAgagaaatgaacagaaatgtcCTTCTGCTTTGTTTGTCTGTGATTCAAGGGTACGTTCAAATAGTGCGAGGCCTACTGATGGGAGCTCTCTCTCTGGGCATGCTGGGGTTTGTCCTCAGCCTGTTGGGCATGGAGTGCACCTATATTGGGGGCAAAGACCCTTCAAAGTACAAGAAGATCTTTACGGGCGGGTGGTGCCACATCATCAGCGGTAAATGTTTGAAGCTATTAGTTGGAAAATTATTTGATGTATTCAGAATTTACATATGGCTTGACAGTGAATACCAGCCCTTCACaagttttccattttgtttcaaAATCCTGCCCCCGTCTTTTTTAAGAACTGTGGGCAAATCACTGACTTGAGTAGCTTGAGCCACTTATACCTAATTTCTATTGACAGTAGGTGCTTCTATATAGGGATGACAATATCTTAATATGAGCACAGACCAAAGGATTCTTATTAAAATCACTAAAAACTTACCAAGCAAGAGTGATAAAAAGAATGTGAGTTTTAGCTGTGCTAGCAAAGAGGCAGTGGTAGTTATTCCAGTAGCACCAGGATACAAGCTCGGATCTATTCAGAGatgttgatgttttgttttaattagctCTTTAAATCAGGCCTTTTCAAACTGTTCAAAATATGAccaaaatcttttaaaaataggaCCTTTAGTTTTCAGCATAGATTGTGTCAGGCCAACATAAAACGGGgaaacattttactttaaatactacatgaaaaaataaaataaaataataataatcattattatcattatgctAACAATAAGAGCGCTGGAATGACCAGACACTAGCTAGCAGCTACCAATGCTAATGATTACAGTTTGACTTTgatataaaaagaagaaataaaagttaaaatgatttatgCTAGTCCTTTAAGCTATGTCTCTTCTGGCTAAAAACTATATTATAAACCACTTCTTTCTAAGGTCGCCAGCTTTGTTGTGTTTGACAGTATACAATTTTACTAAATTCAAATTGAACTAGGTTGAATGGAAGTGACCATTTTGaatcaaatgaataaataaaatgaataaataaaattaaggtATCCAagtgatgtgtttttattgtacaAGATGTATGAACTGAAATGTTTATTgagaactatatatatatatgtatataattttgttttaatatgatATTCTCTCAGGTGCATTGTCCACAGGTGGATATGCGGTGTATGCAGAGTATGTCAAAATTGAAAACCTCTCTGCTGACCTGACTGGACTCGGGTAAGTTAACAAATGTGGTATAAAGCTAGTGACCCTGTTCACTGTAAATCTATTATTTCTTAGATTATGTCACTGGAAGTTTTTGGTGAAAGTAAACCCTATGGATTATCAACCTTGCATGATATCTGTTTACCCATTTTCAGATTTGACCTTGGCACACCGTTGTTTCTTGGCTGGGTGGGCTCGGCTTTTCAAATGGCTGGTGGGTTTTTCTATCTGTGGTCCGTGGCCCGACCGCTCTGcggagaaggagaagaaaggtaaaatagaaaaatacacTTTACAGAGAATCCATTAGATTAGGTTGGGAATGAATTGGGCACAAgataaatattacaaatatagaaataataaaattttaagGTCTTGCAAGAAGGAATGCTATAATGGAAACAACATTAAGAGAATACCGGATGCATTAAATGGTCatcaaacatcaaaataaaataacagtgtTGTGtatagttaaatttttttttccataaatacTGTGCCTGAGGTGGCAGAAAAAACCCCAGAGCCACCATCAAATGACGATTGGAGCAAAAATCTGATAGAAACCTCAGCTTGGTGGTTCT
It contains:
- the si:busm1-52i16.2 gene encoding claudin-10 translates to MKIRVVQIWGFLMTVLGWIFVACSMAMEGWKIASVGGQAGSSIIKVAWHWSSLWKKCFTDSTAVFNCYDFPVLWSVNGYVQIVRGLLMGALSLGMLGFVLSLLGMECTYIGGKDPSKYKKIFTGGWCHIISGALSTGGYAVYAEYVKIENLSADLTGLGFDLGTPLFLGWVGSAFQMAGGFFYLWSVARPLCGEGEERVIEKKPQPDLEKNKPTTASLAASETTSKTKLSSISELSSRSERSDVSSLASKSARSSESGRTARSGRSSVTGRTPRSAGSSVTSSRSSRSSRSSRSSQSSRSSSRSSRTVSSLSGSLRSGTTPLARNSYI